The genomic region aatcatgtaaaattagccaaatttgaaaataattaattaatagaaaGAAAGAAAGTGGAATCGGctgaaattatataaatttggtCAAATTATCATAGTATTATATGTCCATACACACTACGACAACACCatattaaacaaatcaAAGTAATGTCGAAACAGATTACTTAAACACtgttatttagttaaattaaatgaaattaaaattaacaaaaaataagATAATGATGCGAAGCTGTTAAAACAATTGGTTTTATCAATGGTGTGATTTATTGTGTtttgattttgatttatCGTTTGAATTATTACTGCGATAACTGGATTGTTTATCAGAAGGTTTGGAATAAGGTGAGGGTCTAGAGGAACGTTCCTTCCTCTTGGGTGAGGAACTTTTAGCTGTGGAAGAACTCCTTCGCTTAGGTGATAGCGAACGTTTTGACCGACTATTATTACGTGAATATGATGATGAGCGATCTCTCGTACTCTTACGCGTTGATTCTTCTCTCTTTCTCTATAACCATATGAGACTTGGTTATCAAAATAGCAAATAGTAGTCTTAAATACTCCAGTAAAGGGatattacataattaagtatagttaaggagtagattaggtagttaaggatAGGTAGCAAATTGATTGAgtgaggaaaatttatttccttaacccgatcaattttggatttattttttcttctagttatttttagatatattttttaatgtatatttaaCTTGTAACTAGAGGTAGATAGTGataatgtattttaaaagtaaaaaaGATGATAGATAGAAATAAGTAAAGGGTACGTTGGAATCAGAAGAGTCGCTTGATTTGTGTGATAGATAACTGTTATCTTTACGTAATTTCACATTCAATACGTGTAATTCTCTATAAcataatatactaatatagttaatagtaTGATTAGTCAAATAATTAGGAAATTATTAAGAGTtaaataactgtatagctaactactgtagagtatataactaaatagCTCCGTAGATAGGTAATGTTTCAGTGTGAGCAAACACCCTGATGGAGATACTTCAATCTCTTTTCCATTAATTTGTTGAGttctttttctttatttaattcGATAAATAAAGGCTGAATGTGATTTTCCAATAAAGCCTTTGAtaattcttcattttcaacCTTCAGTAAACGAACCTTATCAATCAAATATCTCCCCAAAACACTATACATCAATTTTAACCTCAATACTGTAGaattaacaatataaagtattataatatattaattataatagtCTAAATTATAGctaaaatataactaaaatgAAGGTGTATATGTGATTGATATGAGAAGGATACGATTGAGATGAGAATTGTTTGGTGTTGAGTTGTTCTTTAAGTTTTGTATTTTCAGTGCTATATTTATCCAGTTTTGCCTTTAACtctaaaatttcattattttcaatgGCTTTTTCATGAGAATCTCCAAGAAGACGAATGTCACAAAGACTCGATTTCCTATTCTGTAACTCCTTCTGTAAAGTTGAAATTATAGATAAACAGTAAGACTTCACACTCTCTACGTCGTTCATACCATTCACAGTATCTATCAAATCCATCAACTTTATCTCGCCATCCATTTTTTCACAGCTTTCTCAATTCCACCCctttctattaatttaccCAATTGTCGACATTATCAACACTATTtatagtttaaaattagttttttaatttaatttattcatttaaaataacactaaattaatggttaaaaaataaaaataatattttaaatggaATTAGAGATAGTGTAAATAATAGTGTTGACGTGAAAATGAGTTCAGGATATTTGCCTAATTTGTTGAATGATCTGGAGaagataaataaatttataaattcagTTGCGGATGGAGATAAAAAAGGGATGCTAGAATCTTTTAATGGATTTTCATGGGACGACGAACGAGTTCGAGATCATTTACCAAAATATTGCGAATTGAACACAGAAGATCTAAAGTATATTGACAAGGTTTTTTCACATCTGTGCCCTAAATTCAATCAAGTCAATAGCCCATCACTAAACACCATGGCACTCTGGCTCAAAACCAGACTCCATCTACAACATCAATTGTCACCTTTTCAACTCActtaaaaaaaaatatttatttttttatttactCATTATGAGCAattgtttataatttatcaataatattgttgaaacatctatatataatatttttgacCAGGATATCGTAATACCATTTTTTAGGCTAGAATTTACACatcttcaaattattttgaaaaactgtaaaataattagtaaCAATTGtaaaacaatataaaatttaccataaaagtataaaataatagtaaatCGAGGAGAAAATAACACTATTTTGAGGAACTAAGATTGAGATGAAAGGCGTTTAAAATGTCATTTAATGATGCTAGATTTAATCAGGATGGAACTTGTATATGTGTGGCTAATGATCATGGATTCAAAATCCTAAATACCAATCCATTAGTAATCACTTGTGATCGAGGTAATGCGCCGTCACGCTGAGTGATTCCAGCCACCAACTACCTTAGTTATCCAGTTACCAAAGTTATTTAGGAATTTTAACCTaatatgtttattttacaaGTTGGAATTATGTTTTAcagaatttaataattaaataccAATAGAtagtattataattatgtgTTAGATTTGCGTAATAAGAATGTCGGAAGTATTGGAATCGCAGAGATGTTGTACAGGTCAAATTTGTTGGCTTTGGTTGGGAATGGAGAGTATTACGACATTCGTAAAGGCGCAATGAGATCAGTACACCGTTTCATCAAACCTTGGAAACAAAACGTTGTTACAGTTTGGGATGACAAAAAACATGTTGAAGTTGTTCAGCTTGTTTTCAATGATTCAATTCTCAATATTAAACTTATGCATGATATGTATCTCGTCACGGTGGGTGATTCCCACTATTACCTTATTTAATCCCTCAGTTATTTAGTACGGCTGATGACTTAGTTTTATAGTTAATCACTTAAAAGTGCTATTTGCTTATTTTCACCAATATAATAAGTACATAATATGTCTGGActcaaaaattattataggTTGGTCGTGGTGTTGAAATACCGAGTGTATGTGTATCAAATGAGTGATGTGAGTCTAGTGGATTGCTCAGcaactatatataacttATTTGGTATGGTTTCTACTTCAAGTTCTAAAACTTTAAACATTATCGCTCATCCAGGTATTCTCCATTAAGGTGCTTGTACACACCGACCCCAAAAGGGGTTCCCTTAGTTATTATACCActatttatatacctaTAGAGAGTACCTATAACCCctagtagttagttatttagTAACTATATGACAATTGTTCTAAAATCATAATTAACAACACCAActcaattatatattactatgctattatatataatggtGATTAATGACGGAATAGGTAAATTGAGAGGTACAGTCGTTGTCCAATTATATACCAAACTGCCTAAAAAGTCGTCATTTtcagatgaagatgaacTTTTTTCACAAGAACCAAGGAGCGAAAATAATGTAGAGTCCATGGAAAGTTTTTACCTGAATGAAATTTTGGAATCTGGAGAAGAAGTTGGAAGTTATAATAAAGTAGTGCTAAAGATGAAGTTGCATAGGAGTGATATTACAGCTGTTACCCTGAGTCCTAACGGATATCTTATGGCCACTAGCTCTCAAGAAGGACGCTTTATAAAGCTGTTTGATACTTTATCAGGAGAACTGATC from Theileria annulata chromosome 1, complete sequence, *** SEQUENCING IN PROGRESS *** harbors:
- a CDS encoding uncharacterized protein (Tap152h01.q1c.C.cand.14 - score = 11.59), producing MDGEIKLMDLIDTVNGMNDVESVKSYCLSIISTLQKELQNRKSSLCDIRLLGDSHEKAIENNEILELKAKLDKYSTENTKLKEQLNTKQFSSQSVLGRYLIDKVRLLKVENEELSKALLENHIQPLFIELNKEKELNKLMEKRLKELHVLNVKLRKDNSYLSHKSSDSSDSNEINFPHSINLLPILNYLIYSLTILNYRKREESTRKSTRDRSSSYSRNNSRSKRSLSPKRRSSSTAKSSSPKRKERSSRPSPYSKPSDKQSSYRSNNSNDKSKSKHNKSHH
- a CDS encoding uncharacterized protein (Tap152h01.q1c.cand.28 - score = 17.81;~SMART 2 WD40 (SM0320) domains at aa 242-282, E()=1.12e-02; 285-326, E()=3.07e+01), producing MSFNDARFNQDGTCICVANDHGFKILNTNPLVITCDRDLRNKNVGSIGIAEMLYRSNLLALVGNGEYYDIRKGAMRSVHRFIKPWKQNVVTVWDDKKHVEVVQLVFNDSILNIKLMHDMYLVTVVHNMSGLKNYYRLVVVLKYRVYVYQMSDVSLVDCSATIYNLFGMVSTSSSKTLNIIAHPGKLRGTVVVQLYTKLPKKSSFSDEDELFSQEPRSENNVESMESFYLNEILESGEEVGSYNKVVLKMKLHRSDITAVTLSPNGYLMATSSQEGRFIKLFDTLSGELIQVFRKTNRFGRVTRCVIDKDSRWLAVVTDRPKLYVYEIDHEAVRDCEFGNLNRKINFANSCIVDINNDDSEVGKYFKMYKYSIINPATSCCRDKFCNKVVNKTIMLLQSFPYICSYK
- a CDS encoding uncharacterized protein (Tap152h01.q1c.cand.27 - score = 7.29), which gives rise to MSSGYLPNLLNDLEKINKFINSVADGDKKGMLESFNGFSWDDERVRDHLPKYCELNTEDLKYIDKVFSHLCPKFNQVNSPSLNTMALWLKTRLHLQHQLSPFQLT